ACGCAAGACACTCTCAGAAAAGTTTAAGCTCTTCAACTTTTCGATTAGCAGGAGATGATCCACTCTATCAAAAGCCttcgaaaaatcgaagaatACAGACAAAGTAACCATCCTACGGTCAGCCCTCTGTCTTACCTTGTCCAGCATCCTGATCAGATAAGTTTGCGTGAAGTGATTGTTCCAATAAGCAGACCGACATGGATCGTATAAGCCAGAGTCCTCAAGATTGATACGAATCTGCGCGCAAACTATCCGCTTCATCGCCTTCGACAAAGTAGGAAGTATCGATATTGGTCGATAATGTTGCACCAATGTAGGATTCTTAACTTTAGGAATCGGGAAGATAAGAGCCGATTTCCACTTCACTGGGAACACTCCATTCATTAAGGAGAAATTGATAGATGCTCCAAAATAGGCAGTATACCGTGGATTGTCAGTTTCAACAATCTCAATGAGATACCAACTCCTCCAACTGCATTTGATTTGGTACTGGAAATCACCCTCACTATATCTCACGGCACAACATAATTCCAGTGGAAGCTCCTATCATCAAAATCACCTGCAAGCATCTCCCCCAGAGAGCCACCCCCCATACAATCAGCATATTCCGCATTATATCCAAAGAATGCATTAAGCTCTTCAACAGAGTGCGAAAGATGCACTCCAGTATCGTTGGATACTTAATCGAACCAAAATATCTCAGCTTGCTCTAAACCTCAGATGCCTTGTCCTTTTGATTGAAGATGTTGGCATGATACTCGCGTTTTGCACAAGATACTATGCCTTGTTGCGCAATGTTTTGTATCGATCATAAAATAAGTCATTTTTATGTCTGCGCCAAGTTCTTCTGACCAGATCTGTATTGCGCATCACCAAACGAATCTCATCAATTAACCATGGGGCGGGCAAATTCATGAAGTATCGTTGTTTCAAAAGCACATGCGCATTAAATATGTTGAGTAATTTAGTGCCAAGATCTCAGTCTTTTCATCCATATTATTCGAGACTGACACGTCAGTCTAGTCGATGTCACCAACATCAGATTGGAAAGATGTTGCAAAGCCACTCCAATCCCTGCAAACTACAAGCCTCCCATGACGACATTGCAGTTTGATCCCATACCTTATAAAGATAAGATTATGAGCTGATAGAAAAGCTACTCCACGTTGACCAAATTCCTTAAGCTTATCCCTATTATCGATAGTGCACAGATCTAACAGCGTGCTGGAGTTCCTAAGGTGATGAGTGGACATGAGCGTTACCAGATATAAGCTCGACGCAAAGATAAAAGAGCCAAGCTGCTGGCTATCAAAGATGATTTGATTCATGTAGCATTGAAGTCTCCTAAGATGACCGAGTGCCTGTAGTTTACCTGGAATTCCAGGAATAACTGGAAAAACTTGTTCAAATAACCTGAGTTTGGGGATCGATATATCACAGCTAGCAAGAGTTTAGATCTATCGTTAAATAAGATCTCCGCCATAATAAATTCTGATCTATCCGTAACAGACCCCGTAATCAGATCAACAAAGAATGGAGGCGCGTAAATAATCCGCCAAATAAAATGCCACTCCACCACCCGATCTTCCAACTCTATCgcacgaaaagaaaaaatatctaggCTGTCTGATCATAGCATCAGTAATAGCAGACCACGTTTCCGAAATACAGATGATGTGAAAGCCAGCACCGCAGAAGTGACGAAATTCATCCAAATGCGCGAAAAGCGTTTGGCAACTGACATGGCAAATTTTAAGGTCCTCAAAGTCATTTGCTATATCATTCATAGTTGGTGTTGGCTATTTTATCCTTAACTCTCCTACCCAGTATCGAACATTTTGCAGCATCCATAGTGGAGTGAGCCAAGACATCATGAGATACATAATGACGCTCACAGTTCAGACACTTAGGTGGTTGATCTCTATTCTTGCAGTCCTTCATCTCATGAGCCCCAGCACAATGTCCTCAAAAAGGTTTACCTTTGCAATCTTTAGCAGTATGACCAAACGAGAGACATCTATAACACAGCACAATTCTCACATGATCCGCAAATGAGCAGGTAGAGTAGCGCAGATAGATCCGTCCACTTCCGAGTAAGATCCTACGTACCGCTGGTGTGACCTCCAGTATGCAGTAATGCGCCTGTCTTATTTtggcgtaaaaatataaatatatataacaaaatataaaatctttacgtCATTCGCAGATACATCACTCAGGGCCTTTTGAGCCAAACGCTCATCTTCAATTTCTTTAGCTGATATATCAGCAGGAACTCCGTGTACAATAAGCCTACGATTCAATTTCAGAGgcgaaacgagagagagagagagagagagagagagagagagagagcgatggAAAGagcggaagagagaaaaagagcacaagagacaaagagaaagagagagaaagagagctcaagggagagagcgagagagcggaagagagagagagagagagagatagagcgcGAGGGAGAGTGAgcggtagagagagagagagagagagagagcggtaaagaaaaaaagcgcgCGACGGAGAGAGAGCGGAAGagagcgggagagagagagagagagaaagagctggAGAgaggagaacgagagagagagagagaaagagggagggagagagtatatgtacatgtatatccCGCATTGACATACcgccaaatatattatacaaacaaaGTCGTCGGTACTTTTTTTGGTGCGcggctattatttatatagcgcTATTGTTTTGTATGTAGACTGTCTAactttgttatcattcatacaGTGAGAGTGCTGTGTCCTTTGGAAAGACTCGGGTAATTTTGAAATCGTTAGTCGATTGAGAATTAGGAAGTTCAAGGATGGACAGGATGTCCAGATGATTTATTGTAGTAAATGTAACCATcctttagttattttatacaaagatatatattttcactgtCCACTACACAATAACTGTTAAAGACATTGATACAAATCAATGTTAATGGCTACCcgatatattagattaatcaCTGCCCGATGTAAAtcggtaataatttttgcccgatataaattgatagtgATGACTGCGCCGCGTATTCGCGGTGGTCTCTTTTATTACCTCctttttgattgattttttggAGAGAATTCCTTAACGACATGACCATATATGGTTGTGTCGCTCATTTCGAATGGTTAGGCCAAAATGCAAGCTAAGATATGGTTCGATTGAAATTCCTTGCATTTCCGGTGGTTCGATCTTCTTCGCGCTCGCATAGCCTCGGCACGTGGCTCGCTTCGTCAGCGTTTTGTGCTTGTAACACTATACGCCTTTCGCGATATCTCGCTATAGTCGGGCGTATTAAggcgtattaaaaaatactttaaattaataataacgataataataagattatttaagattaacgataataataatagttatagcTAATTTTGGGCTATAAGAGAGCGAGTAGGCAATAAGGTAGTAATTCCGTGTATCGTTATAATATACCTTATAGCCGGTCCCACACACATCGCGAATATTCACGAGTGCGATTATGCGCGATTTTGGCCGATGCCGAATGTAGATCTCCCAGACTACTCGTATTCCGGTTACTTGTATACTACatactacatatatacaattttcctTTGATTTGCGACCGTTTTCCGATAACCAGCGGGAAAAGAGCGAGCATGAGCAGTAACGAAATAGTCCGAGTGCTGAGTCCTACATTACTCGCGAATGCCTTTACTCGCGAATATTCGATGTGTGTGGGACCGGTTTATTACACGCGATCGCAAAAGTTCTTAAAAGATGTCTACAATTTAATCTCTACAATTAATGCTTAACGATTTATAAGCGAATGCTATTTATCCCTGCAGATATTAATTTCgtgtgatttattaatatactattatactaactaaaagaaaatcttataaaagtaagaaaaatacgccaagtatataaaaaaaatcttaacttgtacgcgaaaaaataataacaaaaattttaatatttagccctaaaaaataatttttaaattttgcagaaaatatataaatttttttaaacaaaacagTTATAACAAAAAGCAGTGACATCCCTTTAAACACAAATACTTAGCGTGCCAgatgtaaaataagaatttgcaagattattattctcaatatattatatcaatatattaatataatatgcataattatatcattatcaatattttataatattaatataatatataatgcgacCTGGGCACGCGAAGTATTTGTACGCTTTAATCTTCCCTTtcgtttctattaaatatattatacaaaatatttatttggggaagggagaatataataatgtaatttcttgatagaaataaaatgcattttaattttcccaaaaaatctataatatttctataattgcaagattgattttgtgacaaatattatttattattattatattatattatattatattattcattctattatttatattattttttattattttaaattacaactcTTTACAAACTAAACTTTCTACTGATCTAGTTTCTATGTACTTGACTAATTAACTATTGATTTCATACTTattagttttgatttttattttttaagaggaaattattttctaaggaaaaattcttttaaaagttattttttagagaaaaaattaaaagttttgtaattttttgcgtactagttaggatttttttatgtacttgatttttttatggtTATATTACTTggttatgtattttttttacttttttacttttgtaaggTTTGTTAGaggttattatatttttagtttaatttttatagtttttcaaaatatatatgtaagctttttagaatttttaatcttactgAAGTGTcaatgaaaaaacattttgttcgTGAAAGTGTTTGGGTATTATAGGAATGTACaacaaattctaaaaattttgcaacaagcacattataattaaaagtgaataattttattatgttttcataattcacataatatttttaagtattttgttttttattaaattgaaaaaaaaactgaattgTGATAAGGACAGTTATATGGGTAAGATTGTTGTACAAAGGAAAATGATTTAAAGtcatatctattaatattacatcatgtttattttgattttagcaGGCgacaataatgaataaaataatttgcaaatcacACACAAATCCAGCTTGCATCGAATATCAAGAAGCAATCTATTACAAAGCACGAGAATCTTTTAAGTAAcagttaaatattgaataaagaattgaattgtaggtaataatattcatataggtaaaattatacaaaggaaaatgttttaaattcttatgtattaatatcatattttatcatttattttgattttatatagtcTCCGCTAATAGAATCTTGTAATCTGTAATGGAATGATCaacttaatattatcatattaatcatatgatatattattgtacatagTTTTATACTGTCATTGTACTAGTCAATgggtaatttatttcttatacatatgtaccagtacattttatgttaaaagtaaaagtaatGTATATGTTACAAAGCAAATGTACTCTTatgtatgcaataaaatattcattatttaaatgtcaaacTAATCGAttgacgtatatataatatatatatatatatatatatatatatatatatatatatataattatcaagcaaaattatatagattccCTGTATTCCTATCGCGATAAGAAAGGCAGATATTACGACTATCgctataattatctttatatcacAATGATTTTTGCAGATTGGTAGTTTTGACgacaaaataacaaatatatattgctactGACAATAAACTTCTAtttatcatcaaaaaatacattctgttatataacaacgaaaataatagtatacgaataataacattagatatatatacaattatataagcgaaattaaatttccaatattttagTAGTATATAGGTAGATTTCGCGATTGTCGTCATAGTTGCCTTAATACCGCAATAGTTTTGACGACGGTCGTCAAAACTACCAAATGTAGCCAAATTGCCTCTTCATATAAGAAAGTGTCGTGAAAACTGCCCCTggacatatatatacagggtgtcccgaaACTTTTaacacacccgaagtgtgaaggtagattggaccaaactgagtcgaaaagtacTGAACCATTTTCCTTTATAACGCttcagaaagaaattattattgagtaaagtctggcccatcatcgccgatctttagtcaAACGCATGTTGGTGAGCCACGCGCCTGATAATGTGCGTGAGCGTTGAGCTGTTACAGCGGCGCACCACCCAGGCGCGCGACTCATTGACATGTGTCCGACTAAAGATCGGCGCTGATTAGccagattttactcaataataacttctttctgaagcgttatagaggaaaatggtacaggacttttcaactcagtttggcccaatctaccttcatatttcgggtgtgtcaaaattttcgggacaccctgtatatataacaaattaattaattgtaattagttTCAATTGTCGCATGTgcttgttaatttaattcaaatttataaataaagttttatatgtagaAACATATATgcaaagtgaaaaataaaaagagagaatatttatttttttcagataattatattattgggAAATTATTgagtcaaaaatttttttttttttggcatctataattttttactttatatcaaatttaattattctgtttgtatatttagtaataatgTGACCTTTTATGTATGGTACAATAACTCATTGCAAGTATTTACTTTTATCCATACATATCgataacatattatacatatatgtcgataacatattttatcaaaaatttatcaatataagattttaGGAAGCATATACAGAatgtattcttataaaattacattattttattgtcagaAATGTAAGATgagttttctttctatttatctctctttctatttatctctctctctctctctctctctctctctctctctctctctctctctctctttctttctctttacagAAAAAGTATCTTgtgtataaaatgttaaaactattatacacattattcTTTTGAcatatacatttctttaattcatcaatgatgtattatttatatgaacaacgatgaaaatgattattattcttgTAATCAAATCTTTcaacattattcttttaaacaaaattataaataaatttgttaaactaAAACTGTCTCATAGCGCTTGTTGGGACATGGTTCCACATCATTCACGACATGCCGGTAATTTTCCCAGACTTTCCGGTGATTTAAACAGACAGTTCCGCCACCTCGAATGTATTGAGTATCctgaaacataataaaatacgaaatttaatgaagcatatattttttaaacaaattaaattaatcctcATGAAATAgacatagaaaagaaatatattttgaaattcgtAAAGTGACTTGTGAAAatctatgagaaaaaaataaatgatcaatttagttaatcaattttaataacacagaatatattttaatagatcatttctttcttaaattaattttattaatctttgttctatttgctttatatacatatatacaatttggTAATGTAATTGATGCAAGATTTCCTTCTAAAATATAAGGcttttttgtgtataaaagATGCATACTTACCGCTCGATTGATATCACCGATGCAGGTCCAAGTTTGATTAACTTTACCTTCAATTGCCACCGCCCACTTTGAGTGATCGCGGCTGCtcttaaaatcaatatcaaacTTTTGCAAAGAAATAGACACGACATTGTATACTCTGCAAAAGAGTCAACAATTTAACTTCAGGAACagatgtaaacattttttaaacaatagaaaaagaaCAAGAATATTACTTTGTGTGCTCGCAATCTGATGGTAATCTACCCCGTCCGTTCAACCACGTTTCCGCGAATAAATCAGATCGCAAAGTTGGTGCGACAAAATCATcgtataaatctataaattaacatGTTGACAAAaacatgttaattattataatctataagattatagcaaaatatatcaattttatacgaGAATATCTTGGCTCTGTCTGCCAATCGTAGCTAATCAAACTGAACAGccagaaagtaaaaataaaagtttttaaaatatgacagaaatatatgtctagatatttatcatttgaaaaaaaaatattgctaataaaatacaaaaaaaaaatattttttaaaaataaattaaaaaacaaacaagTTCTATAGATGCGTATACCTTTCTGCCATTTGTCGCTCTTggcaaatgataaaaatttgacatcaCTGGATGATCTTAATATCGCTTTGCTGGAGAAGGGTGCTTTTCTGACGCGCTTTTGATTGGCTGCGTCCGTGAGCATCGGAAATGACACAGCGAACGTGACAggtatatttctcttatatactATTATCTGATTGAACATCAGCTGTTGACCAATCAAGTCGAATTGATCGCTGTCCATGGAGATGCATAGAAAGCTCTGTCCGTAATTCTCTCCGGATGATGGGTAATCGTATTCAGACCGATTTCCCGGAGTTGGATTCTCTTGCACGTTTTGTCCCTAaggaatttaattcaaaaagtatatttctcttatttaaagatttcttaGGATTTCGTCTCTATAATATCACTCATACGATATCGAATAAGATTaagtaagaaaattgaataataaagatgttcctaatgattaaatatgattacaaAATGATTAATAGTGATTACAAAAACATtagagaagaaataaatgataatattaacagattttagaaaattccTTAAACGCGATCATACAAAttattgctgaaaaaaaactattaatttggaaaaattaacaattattatttagtccACTTATAATTtccttattaataaatgatataaataaattattaataattatagtataaatattaaaaattactatatgGTTTCGtaacaaatattgaatatcgaaaaatattgaatatcgaAAATAGTCGGCActctgatatatttaaaataattaatcataattataattattaattataattataattgtctgCATACTCGTCTTGTGTCATCGCCGCTGTTGGGTAGAGGTGGATAATTCGGCACACTGTGTATTAACCAGAAACCTTGTTGCATATTCGTCATTACAACGCCCTTCGCATGACCATATTTTCCATTGATAGGTCTATTAGGCGGATCATCATTATACAAGATCCAGAAAGCCTTCAATGCCTCTGACTAAGTTTaatcatgtaaattattacatttaattaacataaaagtttaagtaacattaaatat
This sequence is a window from Cataglyphis hispanica isolate Lineage 1 chromosome 17, ULB_Chis1_1.0, whole genome shotgun sequence. Protein-coding genes within it:
- the LOC126855981 gene encoding plancitoxin-1 yields the protein MSIINAFKMFLLLCINILFFTCNAATPLCRDENNQIVDWYVLYKLPKVSQSSNPTIRNGLAYLYMTNKTVDKGWQLSAKKISDKDSIPGNTLAPLYNDSEALKAFWILYNDDPPNRPINGKYGHAKGVVMTNMQQGFWLIHSVPNYPPLPNSGDDTRRGQNVQENPTPGNRSEYDYPSSGENYGQSFLCISMDSDQFDLIGQQLMFNQIIVYKRNIPVTFAVSFPMLTDAANQKRVRKAPFSSKAILRSSSDVKFLSFAKSDKWQKDLYDDFVAPTLRSDLFAETWLNGRGRLPSDCEHTKVYNVVSISLQKFDIDFKSSRDHSKWAVAIEGKVNQTWTCIGDINRADTQYIRGGGTVCLNHRKVWENYRHVVNDVEPCPNKRYETVLV